The nucleotide sequence GTCGATGAGCGTATCCGAAAAGTATTCCAGGTGCATGCGGTCGAGGTTGCCGGCGCGGACGTTGAGCGCGGGCGTGGCCTGAGCGTTGCGCACGATCTGCGCGCAGGCGAACTTGACGGCGTCGGGAATCGCCGGCAGGCCCGCGGTGTAAGTGATCTCGACCTCGTTGTAGGCGAGGCCGAGAGCGTTGGAAGGCAGGGTGAGCTCGCCGGTGTCGGCGTCGAAGTCGATGGCCGCCGGATCGATGGCCGTCCAGGTTCCGGGCAGTCCGAAGACGCGCGCGATGTCCTCGTTGGGCGAGGCGGGGTCGCCCTCGTCCCGGCGGGGCACGGCGTAACGGGCCCGGGCCGAGACGAGGGGCGACGTGGCAGGCTCAACGACCGCCAGGGGCAGGTAGGAGAGGCGGATGGTGTTGCGCCCGGCGCGGATGCGGAGCCGCTCGACGTACTGCGCCACCAGGAGCGAAGCGCGGCGGCAGTGGGCGTCTACGAGCGACGAAGCCGAGGCCACCCAGGCCGGCGGGGTTTTGGGCTCGAGACCGTAGGCGGAGTATTCGGAGGGAGAGAGGTACGTCATGGTGAGTTCTCAGTTCTCGGTTCTCAGTTCTCAGTAGCCAGTACCCAGTAGCCAGGTGTCAGGTCGCAGGTCTCAGGTCTCAGGAAGAAATCACGACGGATTGACCCATTGACGATTGATTCATTGACGATTGGGAGCCGGACCGAACGGAGTCGCGACGCCCGCACGTCAATGAATCAATGACTCAATGAGTCAATCGTCAACTTGAGTGCTGAGTGCTTGTTGCTACCGCGTCACGTTCACCTTGTAGTGGGCGTAGCTGGCGCCTTTGACCACGATGGCGCCGAACTTGACCACCACGAACTGCGAGGCGAGCGAGCCGGGCGTGCCGAGCTGGAACACGCGCGGGTTGGGATCGGTGAGCCAGTGGTACTCGATCATGTCCTCGCTGACGATGTAGGCGGGGAGCACGGCGGTACCGCTGCCCGGGGTGCCGGTGTAACCGAGCGTCCACTCGGGGATGAGCGGCAGGTCGCCGGCCTGAGTAGAGAGCGCCTTGACGCGCAAGCCGCCGGCGATCTCCGTGGTCGCGAGCACGACGTTGAACTGCGCTTTCATCTCGCGGTCGATCAAGTCGAGCAGCACGGGGTTAGCATAGATGGCGGTGGGCCGGACCTCGAAGCTGGAGTTGGAGACCATGAGGGCGACGGCCTCCTTGATCTTGTCCACGATGCTGTCGGAGAGGCCGACGGTGACCAGGTTGCCGCCGGCGGTAATCTGTCCGGTGGCGCCGAAGTACTGCAGCGTAGTGGGCGAGGTGAGCGAGGTGTCGTTGCCGTTCCACAGAGCGGAGTCGTGGGTGCGCATCAGGCCCTCGATGGAGTCGGCCAAGTCCTTGGCCTGCAGGAAGGCGAACTGCTGCTGCTGCGCGCCGACCTCGACGTCGAACAGCGAGTAGTCGATCTGCGAGACCAGCGCCTTGAGGGGCACGCTGCGCTCCACGCGGGTGGGCGAGCCGACCGTGGCCACGATGTTGCGCGGGTCCACGAAGGCCTGCGCCGCCGAGGGCGAGTTGATGGCCGTCTGCTCGAAGAAGCGTGAGGGGTGGCCGGTGGCGGGCACCTGCTTGATGCGCTGGCCGAAAGCGCCGCGGCGGCGCACGATGTCGGTGATCTCGGACTGGTAGCGGTTGACCTCGATGGCGCCGGGACCGAGGAAGTCCGCGGCCGCGTTCAGGTCGATGAAGTGTGCGGTCATGCTGGGAGTGTCCTTTCGCGAAAGGGGATGAACTTCGGCTGCCAGCCTCTAGCTGCTAGCTAGGAGCTAGAGGCGTGGGCAAATAAGGATGCTCGCGTCGCGCGTTCAGCCCGTAAGAGCGGCGGGCGCGCGGTCGCTCGCCCAGATCCTTCGCTCGGCAAGAAACACAGGCGCCTCGCTCAGGATGACAATCCTCAAGATCACTCGATGATGCCGGCGCGGGCCATCTGGCTTTTGACGGCGATGCGCTGCTCGAGGCTGAGGGAAGCGAGCGTCTTGTCGAGCGCGGCGGGGTCGATGGCCGAGTCGGCTTCGATGCCGTGCTTGGCCAGCAGCGAGCTGACCAGGGGCGGCAGGGTCTTGCGGCTGGCGGTGGCGGCCAGGCGTCCGGCCTGCGCCTGGAGGTCGGCGTTGGTGCGCTCGAGGTCGGCGATGCGCTGCTCGAGCACGCGGCGGAAGGCGGCTTCGCCGTCTTCGACGGCGGCCACGATGCGCTCCACCTGTGCGTTGAGCGACTGCTGGCGCTGGCCGAGTTCGTCCTGATGCTGCTCGAGACGGCCGGCTGCGGCCGAAAGAGCCTCGGCGGCCGCGGCCAGGCGCTCGGTGGTGGCGATGAGTTGCTGAAGGTTCTGCTGGTTCATGTCTGCGCTTTCTCCTGGAAGCAGCGTCGCAATCATGTCGGCCAGCTCGGAGGGATCCTCTTCCCCGGCGGAGAGCCGGCGAGACGACGCTGCGGTGATGAGTTCGATGGAAGTGTTCTGGTAGGCGGCCTTGGAGCGCCGCAGAATGGCCGCACCGGTGAACGTGACCTGGGTGAGGACCCAGACGGCGGCCCGCGTGTCGGCGACGCGGGCATCCGCAATCTCGTAAGAGAGGCCAAGAGAACCCGAGGCGGCGCGGAGTTCGCGGATGACTTCGGGGAAGTCGCGGGCGAAGAGGTAACCGGAGATGTGTAGCGCCAGCGTCTCGCTGGCACTCTCGGCAGGTTCTTCGCCTTGGGCGGGAGCAGGCTGCCCCCGCGACAGCCGGCGAGACGCCGGCGCTACGAAGGCCTCGGTGATCACGCCGACCTTGCGGCGGGCGTCGTGGCCGTCGAGCGAGGGCCGGTAGCCCAGACCCATGCCGAGGAGCGACGACAGCGCAGCTTCGGCGGCGGCGCGGGTGAGCACCACGCGATGCCCGCGCGCGCCCGCAGGCGGACGGTCCGAAGGAACGTCCAGCAGCGTGAGCACGCCGCGGAAGGGAGCACGGTTGGGATGGTTGCCAACAGGCGGTCCATTTCCTACAGCCAACAGCTGAATCGATTCAACCATGTGGTAGACCCCAGAGGACGCAAGAAAAGGCGGCCGTGGATAGCCGCCTTGGGGACTGCTAGATGTGGAATGTACTAGGGAGGAATTCCCAGCACGTATGCAAGCGCTGCCTCAACCTTGGCCATGGCCGTAGGAGTCAACCTAGCTAGGCGCACATCGGTCCCTAGTCGAACTGTGCTTAGGACCCGGACCTGCTCAATCAACGCGACACCAGGCTGACATCCGCGAGTGCCCGGTTCGTTGATAATGTCGGATGGCCCAACCAGAATGCGGTGTGCGTTTTGCTTTTGAATGTTACTTGAGAGCGGAACTCCAATGACTATGGGCAGAACCGAGTTCAGGGCATCAATAGATACGATGATGTACGGCCTGGGCTTGTCCTGCTCGCTGCCACGCACCTCGCGGGTGTGAACATCAACCCAGAAGATGTCCCCGCGCTTTGGTGAGGGCATCAGAGTTCATCGGGCAAACAATCGATCTCGCGTGTTGAGGCGACCGCCAATACCTCATCCTCCTCGTCCCAAGAAGCATCGGCAAATCCAAGCGTCGGCTCCGGGCTCTCATGCCGCTGCCGCGCAGAAGCGTATGCTTCCAAGGACAGCTCCCTTAGGTCATAAAGGATTTTGGCGGAAACTGCAGGATGTAGTTTCGTTCCTTGCTCAAGGGCGAGCCTTAGACAATCAAGATGAAATAGAGCACACGCAAAACACAACACTCCTCTACGACGTAGCTCTCGCGTCGCATCCGTCAACGGTTGGGCATTGGCATTCATACGCCGGACCAAGAGGTATGTTCGTTCAAGCGTCGCAATCGTGAAATGAATCACTGCAGCAGCCTCAGTGCCGAACTGATCTGATGCCGTCCCAAACGTCCTTTGCATTCCTTCAAAGCTCTGGCGGGCAAGGTCCTGGTGGACATGCCGTTCGGTGGTTCCCATCACGATGCTGGCTGCGGCGTTCATTAGATTCGCATAATGGCCAAACGTCTCGCTCCTAAGCGCCTCGAACTCCTCGGCAGAGCGGGCATGCAATAGCGGCGTGAGCTGTGCGTCGATTTCCTTCCTTAGCCGCAGCACGACGTGTGCGAGGTTCGAGCTTAAGCGCGTCGCGAATGCCTCTTGCGGTAGGGCGCCGAAGCTAATCGGTGGGACGCGAGAGACAATCTTCTCCAGGTCGAATCGAACGCACGCAGCACTCATAAGGTTCCGCCAGACCGGTCAGTCCGGTTTGTCAAGGGTTCAACCGAATAGATTCTGCTTGGCCCCAAAAGGCTGCATGACCCCCAAGCGGGGGAGAGCGATATTGAGAATATCTTATCCCGTGGGTTGGGGACCAAGAAAAAACTAACCGGGCGAACCTTGCAGCAAACGGTACATCTGGCCGATTGGGCGGCGCACAGCGCTAAGCCAAAGGTAACATTGCAGTTATCGGAGCCCGCAAAGGTGCAGTGTGCCGATTACAAAAGTCACTCGGTGCGTGTGTCAAAGGCTCCGCTCTTCGTAAGCGGCAACTGCAGGCTGAGCACCGAAGGCTGGCGGCTGATGTCGGCGGCGCTCAGTTCGGGCAGGCCGCGGAGGCGGCGGACTTCGTTGACGGTCAGCACGCCGTTGCGCAGCAGGATCTCCTGGATCTCGGCCTCTTCCCTTTCGTTGCGGACCTCGGCGTCAATGAACGTGAACTCGAGGTCGTCCCAGCCCAGCTTCTTGGCAATGGCGTCGCGAGTGAGGTGCTCGGCGAACAGGCGCGCGGTGGGCACAATGGCGCAGCGGAAAGCGAGGTCGTTGAGTTCGGCGGCGGTGGAGCGGTTGACGTCGTTTTCCAGGCCGAGGAGCAGCGGCGGCAGGTCGAAGGCGTCGGCGATGACGCGCAGCAAGAGCTCCTGCCAGCGCAGGCGAAGGTCGTCGTCGTTACCGGCGCCGAAGCGCAGCACTTCCGGGCGATGCTCGACGGAGAGAATGGGGACGCGGCCGGTGCCTTCGATCTCGTCCTGCCACCAGCGAATGAGCCGCTCCTGGTGCGCGGGCGTGAGCTCCTGCAACCAGAGCGCATACTGCACCACCGAGTTCGAGGCCAGGCGCGCGGCGTAACGGTGCGCGCCGAGAAAGGCGTTGATGGTTTCAAACGCCACCTCGAGGCGGCCAAGGCCGAAGGGCGTGTGCGTGCGCGGGTTCAGGCGGATGTAGATGAGCTCGTCGTCGTTGAGGTCGATGTGGGCCTCGGGGCCGAAGCGGCCGGTGGCCTGCGCGTAACGCGGCGAGTCGGGACGGCCGTCCCAATCGGGACGCAGGCGGATGGTGGCGCCATCGACCGGCCATAGGACCAGCGGGCGTTCTGGATCGGCGGTGCGCTGCACTTCGATGGCGCCGAAGCCGCCGACAATGACGTCTTCGAGGACCTGCTCGGCGAGCGAGCGGAAACTGTCGTCGGGATTGGGGGCGTCGAAGTTGTCGGACAGCACGCGCAGGCGGCGGGCGCCTTCGGGAAGATCGTCGAGCGAGCGGCCGTTGCGCGGCTGGATGCGCCAGCGCATGCCGGCAACGCGGTCCTTGATGGTGTTGATGGCCTTGCGCGCCACCGGCGTCTCGGCAAAACGGCGCAGGTTGTGCGGCGTGGCCTTGGGAAGACGCTCGGGGCGGGGTCCGTGCGCGGAAAGGACTGAGGGCACGGGCAGCGTGCGGCGGGCTTCGGGCGCGCGAGCGCCGGCGATGCGGCGCAGAGCGCCGCGGAGGAGTGATGGGATGTTCATAGTCTTGATTTCGCCGCGGATTGACGCGGATGGACGCGGATCAAAAAACTGTTTTCACCACGGAGACACGGAGGCACGGAGACGAGCCAGCTCAGAACAGACGCAAGGGCATGATGGAGAGCCAGAGGCCGAAAACCAGCAACGCCGCCAAGACGAGCAGGATCCGTCCGGGGCCCTTGCCTGCGATGGCGACCAGCAGGGCGGCGAACAGCGGAATCATAGCCGCGCCGGAAAAACGGTCGTAAAGGCTGCGGTTGCTGTAG is from Terriglobales bacterium and encodes:
- a CDS encoding phage portal protein → MNIPSLLRGALRRIAGARAPEARRTLPVPSVLSAHGPRPERLPKATPHNLRRFAETPVARKAINTIKDRVAGMRWRIQPRNGRSLDDLPEGARRLRVLSDNFDAPNPDDSFRSLAEQVLEDVIVGGFGAIEVQRTADPERPLVLWPVDGATIRLRPDWDGRPDSPRYAQATGRFGPEAHIDLNDDELIYIRLNPRTHTPFGLGRLEVAFETINAFLGAHRYAARLASNSVVQYALWLQELTPAHQERLIRWWQDEIEGTGRVPILSVEHRPEVLRFGAGNDDDLRLRWQELLLRVIADAFDLPPLLLGLENDVNRSTAAELNDLAFRCAIVPTARLFAEHLTRDAIAKKLGWDDLEFTFIDAEVRNEREEAEIQEILLRNGVLTVNEVRRLRGLPELSAADISRQPSVLSLQLPLTKSGAFDTRTE